In the genome of Longimicrobiaceae bacterium, the window GGGCAACTTCCGCGGGCTGGAGGTGGACCTGCTGAACGAGGTGGCGCGGCGGCTGGACGCGAAGCTCCGCTACCGCCGCGCGCCGTGGAGCACCATCGTGGACGCGCTGGACGCGGGCCGCATCGACGCCGTGTGCAGCGCCGCCACGCGCACCGACGAGCGCTGCCGCGTGGCCGAGTTCACGGATGCGTACCTGAACGTGTGCCTGGCCGTGGTCACGCGCGACGGTGCGGCGGCGGACCCGTCGCTCGCCGGCCTGCGCGTGGGCGTGCGGACGGAGACGACCGCTGCCGCGTACGTGCAGGCCAGCGCCGCCCCCGCATCGGTGCGCGAGGACGAGTCGAACGACGTCCTGTACGACGCCCTCCGCCGCGGTGAGCTGGACGCGCTGGTGGACGACTCGCCCATCGCGTCGTGGTTCTCGCAGCACGTGCCGGGGCTGCGGCTTGCGGCGACGATCTCCGGCACGGGCGCCGGCTACGCGATCATGGTGCGCAAGGGCAACACGGCCCTCCGCGACGAGCTGAACGCCACCCTCGCCGCGATGCGGGAAGACGGCACGCTGGAGCGCCTCCGCACCCGCTGGATGGGCATGGGCCCCAACCCGTGCGACGGCTGACCGGCGACGCCGGATGGCCCGCATCGACCGCTCGTCCTCGCCTCCTCCGTATCCTCCGTCCCAGCATCCGCCTGTTTGACGAGGATCGGCGCGCGCCGCAGTCGACCAGCCGCCGCGCGCGCATCTCCCGGCGACGCCGGACCCGGAGCCATCTACCGAAATTCGCCGCAGGCAGCGAACCGCGTGCTTTTCCGCGGCGGATGGGTTATCGTCTCCCGCCACTCCGTCGCGCCCCCATCGTCCGGAGCGTGTCTGCCGCGAGCCGCGCATTCGCAGATGTGCGTCCGATCCCGTCATCTACCCGATCCTCCATATACATATGCGCCGCCACTCCAGCTTTCTCGCCACCTTGCTCCTCCTGGGCGCCTGTCACTCCGGGTACAACTACCCGCTCGCATCGGGCCCGCGGTTCACGGGTGAGCCGCGGGTCGCGCGGGCGGCGGGGAGCCCCGACACGCTACGGATCGCGTCGTTCAACCTGGAGTTCGCGCTGCACGTGGACAGCGCGCTCGCGACGATCCGCGCGGAGCCGGCGC includes:
- a CDS encoding transporter substrate-binding domain-containing protein, with translation MRGRAAPRRTTAGEEAELRDLTIGIDEAPPLPMQMGDPERGNFRGLEVDLLNEVARRLDAKLRYRRAPWSTIVDALDAGRIDAVCSAATRTDERCRVAEFTDAYLNVCLAVVTRDGAAADPSLAGLRVGVRTETTAAAYVQASAAPASVREDESNDVLYDALRRGELDALVDDSPIASWFSQHVPGLRLAATISGTGAGYAIMVRKGNTALRDELNATLAAMREDGTLERLRTRWMGMGPNPCDG